AGAACTTGATAGAATTGCTAGACAACTCTTTACGAAGCTCACTGACCTTGTCTCTGGTCTCCTTATCCAGAGCAAGACCGTTTCTTCTGAATTTGGTTTCCAGTTTCTCCACCAATCGAATCGACTCGGGATCAAGAGTCTTTGTCAATTGTGGCAGATCATCATAGACTTTCTTAATAGACTTGTAAACGTCTTCACGACTGCCAGCCTCAATTGTATAATTTTCGATTTTCTCTTCAGCATCGGCACTAGCTTCACGCAAAGCCTTGTCAGCAGAAACATGGTGATAGAATCCCAAGATGCACTGTTCATTAATAATATCGTTTTCATTCAAAGCATACTTGAGAATGACATTTTCGAAAGTAGGattctcttcagcagcaatttcATCCTCGATTTTCTTGCTTCTCGCCAAAAGAGCCTCCTGTCTCTCTTTAATTTCGTCAGCAGTGATCTCCCAACGAAGAGGAGCAACTGGAGGTTGCCTTGAAGCAGACTTGACAGtaccactagcagcagcagacattgtattaatatttCTAGTGATAGTACCAGATGGTCCTGTGTAATAATAAGGAGTAGTAGAAAGGTTACGCACGAATCGATCCCTAGTAGCCGATGGAGACGACCGAGCAGTCAAGATCTGATGTTGACGATAgtattgtttctggtgaaaataatagccGCTACCCAACCAATTGGCGCTAGCAGACCGCTCTTTTAATGAGAAACTTCGAATATTAGCTCTCAACAAAGCGCGTGGGGTTTTCATTAAAACAAAAGGAAATTGTCCCTGACGACCAGCCGATATTTATACTAATTCCAATCGATCACCCCAGTGCCGTACCCTCTAAAGCCATGCCACACCACGAACCTAAAATCGGGATCAGCCGTCCCTTGCGGCATATGCACCAGGGATCAATTCAGGATCCCCATTTCCAGCGGGTGATGACTGACACACTCGGGGATTTACAACCCTGGTGAGGGAGGTTAATTTCGGGctggggtgtgcctccggcggctggggctctgccccagaccccgtggctcctctcgcttcgctcgagtcgtttgcgtcggcggtcccagcaatctcctgcgaagcaggagctacggggtctggggcagagccccagccgccggaggcagaaccacCCCCTGAGGAGTAAAACTGTCACCCCTGGAATCGCCCCGTGAAGAGCCCGGAGATACCCCGGTTGTTTGGTTTTATGCGCCCCGCATGTTTTGTCGCGGCTACTAGTACCCCACACTGGGCTGCAGGTCCTTCGAAAGCCGACGTTAGCCGGTCATGTGGGGCATGATTATTTCGTATTTCGGAAGTATTTAAAAACACCAGCTTCCCCGAGAGTGCCAGTTGGTGAAGAAATTTGTCAGCTCGCGTCGTTGAATCCGTTTCTCAGTGATATAAAGAGCAGAAAGACCAAGTATGTGGTGTCGTAGAGCAGTGACATCGATTCCGAAGGCGCGGTCCAGATTCATCAAATCTCGTCTTCGGGACTGCTACTCCAGTAACCGCTTCTTTTCTAGTTATAATGGTTTATACGCGGTGAGGCCGTTTATGCTAGCAGATATTGGCGAGGGTATCAAGGAATGTGAAGTTATTCAATGGTTTGTCGAGCCAGGTGCTACGattgaagagtttgatcCCATTTGTGAGGTCCAGTCTGACAAAGCTTCAGTGGAGATCACTTCGCGATTCAGTGGGGTCATCAAACAGTTACACTACGAGGTTGGTGAAATGGCGCTTGTCGGAAAACCATTAATCGATATTGATGTGGTTGATGGTGACGAaccagctgttgctgctgctgcctctaCTCCCACCTCAAGTGCTTCAAGTGCCAATTCTGCTCCTGCATCCACTGGtactactggtgctgatacAATAAACCCAAGTTCAGGGTTTAGCacatcagcaccaactaGTAACTCACCTCAAGTAAATACCTCGTCAGGAAACTCAGCAGCGCCTGCATTTGTGCCCTTTGATCCTAGTTTAGCTACAGAGACGTTGGCTACACCTGCTGTTCGAAGAATCTGCCGAGAACTGGGCTTTTCAGTCAGCGATATAAAAGGATCAGGAAAAGATGGTCGAGTATTAAAAGAGGATGTGTTAAACCATTCGAAGACTTCTGTTCAATCAggacaacagcaacaacaaactcaaGAAGGTGCTACTGCCTCAGCTATTCCAAGCAGTATTACTAATACAACTTTACACCCACTGACACCTATTCAAAAGCAAATGTTCAAGACCATGACCAACTCACTTACTATCCCACACTTTTTATACACCGATGAAGTCGAGATCGACCGTCTCAGTGCACTTCGTAAGAGTATCAACGAGGATTTGATTAAACACCCCACCACACCTATCAAACTCTCATTCATGCCTTTTTTCATTAAAGCACTTTCTCTAGCACTAACAGAATACCCTATTTTGAACGCACAAGTGGTCATTGACGAAAAAACGTCGCAGCCAGCGTTGCTGTACAGAGAATCCCACAACATCGGAGTGGCTATGGACACTCCTAGCGGTCTCATTGTCCCCAACATCAAAAACGTCAATAACCTCTCCATCATACAAATTGGCCAAGAGCTGACTCGATTACAGCAGCTTGGGGCCAGCGGCAAACTGACGTCTGCCGATATCAAAGACGGTACCATCACGCTCTCCAACATTGGCACTGTAGGTGGAACCTATG
The Sugiyamaella lignohabitans strain CBS 10342 chromosome A, complete sequence genome window above contains:
- the KGD2 gene encoding alpha-ketoglutarate dehydrogenase KGD2 (Dihydrolipoyl transsuccinylase; component of the mitochondrial alpha-ketoglutarate dehydrogenase complex, which catalyzes the oxidative decarboxylation of alpha-ketoglutarate to succinyl-CoA in the TCA cycle; phosphorylated; GO_component: GO:0042645 - mitochondrial nucleoid [Evidence IDA] [PMID 10869431]; GO_component: GO:0042645 - mitochondrial nucleoid [Evidence IDA] [PMID 11926067]; GO_component: GO:0009353 - mitochondrial oxoglutarate dehydrogenase complex [Evidence IDA] [PMID 2072900]; GO_component: GO:0005739 - mitochondrion [Evidence IEA,IEA]; GO_component: GO:0005739 - mitochondrion [Evidence IDA] [PMID 16823961]; GO_component: GO:0045252 - oxoglutarate dehydrogenase complex [Evidence IEA]; GO_function: GO:0004149 - dihydrolipoyllysine-residue succinyltransferase activity [Evidence IEA,IEA]; GO_function: GO:0004149 - dihydrolipoyllysine-residue succinyltransferase activity [Evidence ISA] [PMID 2115121]; GO_function: GO:0016740 - transferase activity [Evidence IEA]; GO_function: GO:0016746 - transferase activity, transferring acyl groups [Evidence IEA,IEA]; GO_process: GO:0006103 - 2-oxoglutarate metabolic process [Evidence IMP] [PMID 2115121]; GO_process: GO:0033512 - L-lysine catabolic process to acetyl-CoA via saccharopine [Evidence IEA]; GO_process: GO:0008152 - metabolic process [Evidence IEA]; GO_process: GO:0000002 - mitochondrial genome maintenance [Evidence IGI] [PMID 10869431]; GO_process: GO:0006099 - tricarboxylic acid cycle [Evidence IEA,IEA]; GO_process: GO:0006099 - tricarboxylic acid cycle [Evidence IC] [PMID 2072900]), with the translated sequence MWCRRAVTSIPKARSRFIKSRLRDCYSSNRFFSSYNGLYAVRPFMLADIGEGIKECEVIQWFVEPGATIEEFDPICEVQSDKASVEITSRFSGVIKQLHYEVGEMALVGKPLIDIDVVDGDEPAVAAAASTPTSSASSANSAPASTGTTGADTINPSSGFSTSAPTSNSPQVNTSSGNSAAPAFVPFDPSLATETLATPAVRRICRELGFSVSDIKGSGKDGRVLKEDVLNHSKTSVQSGQQQQQTQEGATASAIPSSITNTTLHPLTPIQKQMFKTMTNSLTIPHFLYTDEVEIDRLSALRKSINEDLIKHPTTPIKLSFMPFFIKALSLALTEYPILNAQVVIDEKTSQPALLYRESHNIGVAMDTPSGLIVPNIKNVNNLSIIQIGQELTRLQQLGASGKLTSADIKDGTITLSNIGTVGGTYVAPVIVGSEVAIGGLGKSHVVPRYDAKQNLVPRTIINSSWSGDHRVIDGVTMARMVARWKAYVEHPEKMLVSLK